The following nucleotide sequence is from Trifolium pratense cultivar HEN17-A07 linkage group LG2, ARS_RC_1.1, whole genome shotgun sequence.
TAATCGAAGTCAAGATGATAGGTATGCTTTACATAATTAACGGTTTCGATGAACTGCTCGAAGGGCTTACTAAAGTaaactgaaaacaacttatagacatATCATAAAGGAATTTTCTAAGTTCCTCTGACACTTACACAAGTGCTTCTGTCATAAGATAAACCCAAATAAACAATTCTTCCAAGCACCATCAGGAAACAAAACCCAATAAGAATACTAACAAGGATAAATAAAGCTCCAATTTGGTACATTCTTAGCATGCATGGGGATTCAAGGAGCTACCCTAAAAACTACAAAGCTTATTCTAAACCTGCTATCTCATCGTTGATGCAACAATTAAACAACATTGGACAATCAAAGGACAGCCCTCATAATATCCCAAAAactaatttttcttcttcttttcccaTAATATCTCCAAGGAGCCATACTATAGCGACACTATATCGGAGCGGAATTTGAAGAAATCGTTATTGTTCTGAgatacactattttttttttttgcgttaaCTGGGAATCATCTGTGTGCAACTGCAGAGATTATTCCCTCGAGCCTTGTGGGACCCAAATGGGTGGCAAgctctccctaagagtttttaacactgctgcatgcTCAAGCCAGGGATCGAACCGAGGCCCTATTTAGCACAAAGTATTGTCAGTTGTAgcgaaatttgaacaaactgctattttccACTATCAACAATTGACAAAACTAATATCTCCTCACTCATTAGGTGAAAGACTAATCCCTTAGCATATGGTACCAATGATATATTCTATAAATCAACTATGCATAAAATAAATACCAAACTAtgagaaaaattaaaagaataaaaacaagAACAATAACGATGTAACTATGAAGATTTCCACCACTAAAGAAAAAGAACAGAGAGTGAATCAATGCGCTAACCTTTGCAACCATGCGTTGGAAAGTAACGTCTTCATCATCAATCTTATCTTTTCCTTTACCCAATTTCTTATCTGTAAAATTAACACATACCCAGTGATTAAAATCCatgaaaaatcaaatcttttgaAAATAGAGATCgtataaacattaaaaaaaaattgaaattttcttaaaaaaaattgaagaattattaTTATACCTTTGGGGTCGGTGAGATTGGTGTATTCTCGAACTTCTCTTCCTGCCATAATCAACTACAATTTGTGCAGATTTTTGTTTGATAagaagatagagagagagagagagattgaatTTCTGGATTTGTGAGAAGATGAATCGTTATTCTGTGTGAGAAACACTGAAAGGGGAAAGATAGACGCTTCTAGAAGTCTAGAACATTATTGTTAATTGGgttaaatcattttattttattttttgtctaaataacatccttataatttttttcttttttttttacaagaacaATTCGCCCGAATTCCACGTTTCTCCATATTTCTAGTTCGAAGCATGAGTCTGGCTAcagcctatcaaatgttatttattttggcaTAATCTGAGCCTTTTTAAAGTTTGGCCTGaccttgtagcctatttaaaagtctgtgttacataaaagtctctatatagtctttttaaataggctaaacaaaccataaaagcctatttcacatttaaatttttataatttcttcaacGTTAAGAAAAacctaataaaatgattaacacaataattaaaagttaataaaataataaatatgattaaataataatatattttttctttgacaaaaaaaagattatataaataataattaaatataaacaggctGCCCTATCAAACTTTGTAGACTTTTTTAGAAGCATGAACCTGACTTATTTATGTAAACAAACTTTTTTCAAAgtctaagcctgacatttttaataaacaggtcAGGCCATACCAGACTTAcacaggccaggccgaaggtGCCTGTAGGCCGCCcgacctattcccaaccctagtcATATTTAAGAACCATTTGCTTTTGTTCTTTAGCATATATTTTGGATCCCGTTAGATAATTTTCTGGATCCATCCTTGTTTGTTATTGATATATGTAAAAGTAGTTTagataaatatttatcattgataattataaatttattataaaattatcaaaaattctACACCGGACAAATGTTTCAATTTATTGAAATTAACttaatgaaaatattaatagcatataattagtttttataaaacaataacataaaaattagaataattagaatatatcaattataatttatttaaaaatatatactgGACAATagctttaataaaaaaaaaattattcatttaaaattttttagaTGAAATTCCACAATAATTTcaactatatttttaaaatattttatacactaacatattttaaaatactttattctaaataaatttctaCTTTAGTATAATatcaaacttaaatatcaataaaaaatcaaatatttattcttgataCATATAAAAATTGGATAAGTATTTGTCTGGATAAATATTTAAGTGATAATTATGATATATTAGAAAATCATACACTTGACATATCTTTATTACAAATCAATaagttaaatttataaattttttaatatcgtctaaataaaaatttaaataattataatttatttaaaaatatacacagaTCAATAACttcaataaaacaaatttattgatttaacaAATTTTACGAGAAAAATCACAATactttcacttatattttatattaaataaattttctatcttatgagtaaaaaaaatatatcttatgACGAACTtaaatattgaaacaaagtCAATGAACATTGCACGGGCCTCTAAAACTAGTTGTTCCGAATAATTCCTTTTGAAAAAAATGCTGTTATTGATAATATTGAATCTATAATATAAAAGGAGAGAAAAGCTccagaaaaattaaattatttttacacaaaaataattaacattggATTGCCAAGGAAAAAActgaataaacaaaaaaaaaaaaaaccttaagaCTTAACTGATGTACTTACTATACTATACTACAATAATACAAcccttatatttatatatatatatgagtaatGAAGATGTTATTATagtatagtataaaaaaattctatacaTATTTATACTTGCAACATAATATAAACTCTGAAACACATCATTGTTGTGACAACAACTGAGAGAGAGTACTCAGCAAAAACATGTAGCCAGAGAAAACAGTGAATGAAAAAATAGTTGAGATGAACATTTGTGACATGTTTCAGTTTCTTTGATTATAATCATTTCTTCTTGTTAGACAAATTTCAAAGCCATTCACTAACCGAGCTGAGGGAAAAAAGGACATTCTATCTTCCTTCATTTGTGTCCATCTGTTGTATATCATTCAAACACATTAGTTAATAGAAAAGAGAAATCATATTTTTTGATATACAAATTTAGATGATTAATgtcattaaatatatatatggttaATTATGTTCAATTGATGGTTAATGAAGACGGTCGGTCCAAAGGTAGAGCTACTAAATTCTTCGGTATAGGCCtccaacaaatattatattggcttaaatgcacttttggtccccctacTAAATTTTTCATGTACCTACCAAAAAGACCTCGTATAGTAAAATTTGTTTTAGGCCTCACTTACTATTGAAAATGATTAGGTCGGCAATGTGTCACAACATATTGACCATCTATCGAACAATTTTGAATGTCATTAACCAGGTTTTTTAGGTGTTCAAAATTAAGTTAGCATATTCAATGAGGGGCTAAAATGATGAAATCTTGACATTATAGAGGGtaatggaaaaaaatattacataagGTAAACCGAAATTCGCTAAACATTGTAGAGGGTAAACACTATTTTACCCTAGATTCATTTAACCATCATCTAAATGTAATTATGCATGTATTTAAACTGCTTTAACTATCAAAGTTGTTGTCCaattttgtgtcaaaataaGAGATGAAAACGTGGCTACTATGCACAAGAGAGGAAGAGGCATTACCTATAATTTGTTACAAAGTAATGAAGAAAAAGAGCAATTTGAAGACGAGCCAATTCAGCTCCTGGACAAAATCTAGCACCTCCTCCAAAGGGTGCATAAAATGGACTTGTTCTCCAATTTCTCTTTTCCTTCATTAAGAAAATAACAAGTTAGAAAGAAATTAaagtataaaattatataaagtatTCACCAAAATGGTATGTGTAATGTATTAACTTCATTTTGAGGTTCCATCCATCTCCAAGGATTGAAGTTTTTAGCTCCATTGAATATTTTCTCATCTAAATGAACTGCTGAAAGAAATGGAACCACAAAGCATCCTTTTGGAATAACAAAATCTGCTAAAAAACAGATAAGCTATTGTCAATAGCCTATTATAAAGCTTTTACATGTATGTATATCATAGTTTCTATAATAGTTTGTAAATATCGAATTTGGTCCCAGTAATTGTAGCGACGTATCAACTTAATCTTCTACattatcaatatttcaaaatgaCCCTTAGAATTGTAAAATGTTAATCTAGTTCGTCTCTCggtcaaaatattattatttaccaAATGTATATCTAACATTATTCACTTTCTTAAAAATGCATTTCCAACATTACCAACTTAATGTcattattgataatgatgtgTCAACATATTATGTCAATTTATATTAGTGGATACTGATCTGTGAAGCATAAACACTCCTTAGATCAGGCGTGTCTCGATGTCAGACACACATTGCTATTTTTCATAACAGATTCCATTGAATTCtgtaattttctcaaattatttgtcTATGTCGTGTCTGATATTTATATCGTGTCTGATATATATGTCCGTGATTCATAGGTATATATTGAATGTCAACTACTCTCCAAATTATGTACCTTGGTATTGAATGTCTTGTTTTGCTTCTCTCATTAACCAAATTGCAATGCCACCAAGTCTAAGTGTTTCATCAATAACCTGTTAATCAGTGGAAACAAAATGAAACTTTAAAACACTGGTCTCTACTGAATATGTCAACTACAAATGTAATTAGTATCTTTCAAGAATGAGAGGAATTATTTCATCAAAATTGAGTTCAAGAAcaatatattatgaaaaataGTCAAGTGTTAATCACTTACACATTGAGTAAATGGCATTGCTTTATAGTCCTGCCATGTAAGAATTTCTTCTCCAGAATTAGTCCTTAGAGAATCATGTTCATCCTGTCCAAGATAATTAATTACAGTAATTAATAAAAACTGTGTTTAATTCAATTTCTTAATGTCAATCTCTAGAAATCTAAACTAAAATGGTGTGGTGTTATGCACCAAATAAAACGGACCGTTTGAATTGaattatttgagcttatctattgGCATACAAACTTGTAAGATTGTTTGggagagcttatagaaacaacttatgacaacgtgtccataagctattttcagcttatttttataagttctccatgatagcttatgaaaacaacttatagcttgtATGacaacaatttgactttattctatcttttgttataaaaatgacttatacataagcacGTATGCAAACAGGGCCTAAATAAATACCtcaattaagttgtttatccaaacatgatcTAAATAAGGGgaaaaagaaattcaataaTAGTTGGCTATATTTTGCATACCAGAAGTTGCATCATGGCTTTAGGACATTGAGTAAGGAAATAGGCTGCAAAAAgcattgtttttgttgttgtttcatTGCCAGCAAAAAGCAGATTAATGATAAAGTCTGCAACAGCTTCATCTGGCAAACAATCTTCCTCTATTAGTCTTCCAAGTACACCATTATTACCTTCTGTAGGAGCACCATTTTTTCTATGTACCTCTATGATATTGTTTATCTTGCTTATGATTTTCTCCCTTGCCTGATATCCAAAGAATTTCACTTCAATATTTGGTTAATCTAAAATTACACTTTGCAAAtgtattttcattattataagaTTAATGACTTAACATTTTGGCCGCCCTCGAAATTGTAACGATCGAGCAATTTAGTCcatcaaatttacaaaatagCAAATTTGTCCCTTAAATTAAAGAACGTCAATCAATTTAGTCTCTCTGTCAAGATATATTTTTAGTAAACATCCATCGATACCAATGAAAGACTTACATATCAACTTGAATAGTCTTTTGTTGATTCACGACAAACATACCTTTAAAATTGTGGTAGGAAATTTGAAAAAGGACTAGATTGACTATCATTGTTCAATTTAAGGGAATAATTTTCTATTTCGTAAATTTGAGGGATGATATTGACCGACCGGCCCTTATGATTTCAAAGACTCAAATGTTGATCATGGCTAAACAATAATGACCTCTTATAGTTTACTCGCGGTACCTTCATAGCAGTGTGGTATGAAGAGCCAGGGATGTTGATTGGAATGGATAGACAACCATCAACAAAATCCGAAAACAACTGAGCCATTTCATTGACTTGAGACTCACTTGAAACCCCTAATAGTTGATTAACCATTAAATTTATAGCTACCTGCATTAAATCATGCACACATTACTGTTAATTCATACACAAACACATCATACACTTGAAAATGTTGCTAGAAAGTAAATGAGATTTTACCTTTCTACAAACATCTTGCAGAAGAATGACTTGGTTGTTCTTAAAATTGCTCAAAGTTTGGATCATGACATTTTGTATATCGTTCATGAAATGGAACTTAAGCTTATCTAAGCGCATCATATTGGACGCAATTCCATGTAGTTTCCGTTGTTGTTCTCCTTGAACTGTGATCACACCGTTTTTACCAACCAAATCTCTAAAAGATTTTGGATAACTTGACATGAACAATTTGCCTTCATTTTGCATTACAAAACGGTTGAAACTCGGATCTGATGATACCACTGCCCATTTTCCAAATAGGCTGCAAGAAAATATCTTACCATATCTATGCCAAATGAAAGTTTTACATGTTAGAATCAGTGTTTGACGATTGCAGATAGCAGAAAATAgtagtttgttcaaattccaatACACAACAATGTTATAGCTCCAATAAAGATactatttgacaatattttgtactaaataacGTATCATAGAATAACtcgatttgttcaaatttcgaTAAGCTATAGAACCATAGCACCTCTATAGCTGATATATAAAAACACTGGTTAGAATGATTTTCACAAGCCATGTAATAGGATTTTGAGCATTTGCAAATTATGGCCTAGcataagtgttttttttaaaaaactcttATCCGGCCCAAAGAACGACTAATCTGAGGgcaccaatcccaccgcccacttgtgaggcccccatttaaagccagttTTTTTTAGTCAATATGGACTAGCCCACCAAAATGGACACCAGGGGAatcaaacctgagaccttaCAAAACTCAACTTAGATAGTTTACTCAAATTATGTTGCTAGAATATATTACATTTTTCAAAGTTGTGACATAGTAATAAATACCTTTGCACCATTTCTTCAACAAACTGAGGAGGGTGAGAACTTGCAACAGCATTGTACCAATTGATACTGTCACCTATCAAAGGCCAACCTCTTCTTCCAGGTGGTAATCTGCAAAtgcttttctcttcttttcttaGCTTGATTTGAATTAGTTTTGCAAATATTGCAGTGACCAATATCACAATGCTCATAACTAACCATGTTTCTGAtatattttctctcattttctgtttgaaataaaatagagaaaaaaatttaatcacaCCACTACCTTGATGagaaattcaatatatatatagttagcTAGACAACATGGCAATCACTTTTTCAATATAAGTGTGAacttattattataaacaaaaaaataaataaaagaaaagaaaaggaatttACATGTAACTGGTGAACATGCTTAGTTGACCTTATGAAGATCTAGTAGGGCCATGTTAACTTGGTATTTTACATGAATAAATCATTCTCAGaatctatttc
It contains:
- the LOC123909104 gene encoding abietadienol/abietadienal oxidase-like isoform X2, with product MRENISETWLVMSIVILVTAIFAKLIQIKLRKEEKSICRLPPGRRGWPLIGDSINWYNAVASSHPPQFVEEMVQRYGKIFSCSLFGKWAVVSSDPSFNRFVMQNEGKLFMSSYPKSFRDLVGKNGVITVQGEQQRKLHGIASNMMRLDKLKFHFMNDIQNVMIQTLSNFKNNQVILLQDVCRKVAINLMVNQLLGVSSESQVNEMAQLFSDFVDGCLSIPINIPGSSYHTAMKAREKIISKINNIIEVHRKNGAPTEGNNGVLGRLIEEDCLPDEAVADFIINLLFAGNETTTKTMLFAAYFLTQCPKAMMQLLDEHDSLRTNSGEEILTWQDYKAMPFTQCVIDETLRLGGIAIWLMREAKQDIQYQDFVIPKGCFVVPFLSAVHLDEKIFNGAKNFNPWRWMEPQNEEKRNWRTSPFYAPFGGGARFCPGAELARLQIALFLHYFVTNYRWTQMKEDRMSFFPSARLVNGFEICLTRRNDYNQRN
- the LOC123909104 gene encoding abietadienol/abietadienal oxidase-like isoform X1: MRENISETWLVMSIVILVTAIFAKLIQIKLRKEEKSICRLPPGRRGWPLIGDSINWYNAVASSHPPQFVEEMVQRYGKIFSCSLFGKWAVVSSDPSFNRFVMQNEGKLFMSSYPKSFRDLVGKNGVITVQGEQQRKLHGIASNMMRLDKLKFHFMNDIQNVMIQTLSNFKNNQVILLQDVCRKVAINLMVNQLLGVSSESQVNEMAQLFSDFVDGCLSIPINIPGSSYHTAMKAREKIISKINNIIEVHRKNGAPTEGNNGVLGRLIEEDCLPDEAVADFIINLLFAGNETTTKTMLFAAYFLTQCPKAMMQLLDEHDSLRTNSGEEILTWQDYKAMPFTQCVIDETLRLGGIAIWLMREAKQDIQYQADFVIPKGCFVVPFLSAVHLDEKIFNGAKNFNPWRWMEPQNEEKRNWRTSPFYAPFGGGARFCPGAELARLQIALFLHYFVTNYRWTQMKEDRMSFFPSARLVNGFEICLTRRNDYNQRN